The proteins below come from a single Odontesthes bonariensis isolate fOdoBon6 chromosome 18, fOdoBon6.hap1, whole genome shotgun sequence genomic window:
- the LOC142367383 gene encoding free fatty acid receptor 3 — MALAVLDCVVLFVHTFTFLLGLPANLLVLFVHVRKARKHGATPNVVYALNLCLANLAFVAWLPVKFVEIVLMDWRLPAPVCPVYSFFLYSSLYGSCLFITAVTVGRYLSIAFPIIYKRYRRARLSCFLCVGLWALVILHLAISLVAEGGVYFIGIKDDVSACYDHFNASQLSVLLPLRLEMAVVLFLLPLIITSFCTQRCVALVWRSNLRPTGKRRVLAVALSTLAVFVVCYAPYNASHVVGFALSTNVEWRPYAMLTSSCNVFLEPVVMLMLSPAASRSVFRRMCSQQNRFRRSDRSPHPAKADSGFSDIKVPPTASERGRVGIEVTKESQG; from the coding sequence ATGGCGTTGGCGGTGCTGGACTGCGTCGTGCTCTTCGTGCACACCTTCACCTTCCTGCTGGGCCTCCCCGCCAACCTGCTCGTCCTCTTCGTGCACGTACGCAAGGCCCGCAAACATGGCGCCACGCCCAACGTGGTCTACGCCCTCAACCTGTGCCTGGCCAACCTGGCGTTCGTGGCCTGGCTGCCTGTTAAGTTCGTGGAGATCGTGCTGATGGACTGGAGGCTGCCGGCGCCCGTGTGCCCCGTCTACAGCTTCTTCCTCTACTCCTCGCTCTACGGCAGCTGCCTCTTCATCACCGCCGTCACCGTGGGGCGCTACCTCAGCATCGCGTTCCCCATCATCTATAAGAGATACCGCCGCGCGCGGCTGTCGTGCTTCCTCTGCGTCGGCTTGTGGGCACTGGTGATACTGCACCTCGCCATCAGCCTGGTGGCGGAAGGCGGGGTTTACTTCATCGGCATCAAGGACGACGTCTCGGCTTGTTACGACCACTTCAACGCGTCGCAGCTGAGCGTGCTGCTGCCTCTGCGCCTGGAGATGGCCGTCGTCTTGTTTCTTCTGCCTCTGATCATCACGTCTTTCTGCACGCAGCGCTGCGTCGCCCTGGTGTGGCGCTCAAATCTGCGCCCAACGGGGAAGCGGAGGGTCCTGGCCGTCGCGCTGTCCACGCTGGCCGTGTTCGTGGTGTGCTACGCGCCCTACAACGCCTCGCATGTTGTGGGCTTCGCGTTGAGCACGAACGTGGAATGGCGGCCTTACGCGATGCTGACAAGCTCCTGCAACGTCTTCCTGGAGCCCGTGGTCATGCTGATGCTATCGCCAGCCGCGTCCCGCAGCGTTTTCAGGAGAATGTGCAGCCAGCAGAACCGCTTCAGGCGGAGCGACAGGAGCCCGCATCCGGCCAAAGCCGACAGCGGGTTTTCAGACATCAAAGTGCCACCGACGGCGTCCGAGAGGGGCCGGGTGGGCATCGAGGTGACCAAGGAAAGTCAGGGCTGA